Proteins from a single region of Electrophorus electricus isolate fEleEle1 chromosome 5, fEleEle1.pri, whole genome shotgun sequence:
- the LOC118241460 gene encoding NLR family CARD domain-containing protein 3-like: MLERLIGRAQKLQDKVRLLQPSCVSVKSESSPAPSCVSMKSDRSMDYPPAFNSGPVTSVQWRWRHSTAIPVPSCVSMKSDQSMEPPPNFSSGPVTSVLRDQKKPVNISKEKLESLFKELEDKIISLLKNELKRFKNLLSSDYPACTERQVEDEEDHSSVREGTLTITLHVLRKMNQKDLANTLLTKLAPACHRKLKSKLRDKCQKIHEGISQQGTTALLNEIYTELYITEGGSGEVNNEHEVRQIETASRRTATQETSIKCSDIFRPLPGQDKAIRTVLTKGVAGIGKTVSVQKFILDWSEGNINQDVLFIFPLPFRELNLLKEKKFSLVELVHRFFPETCELKPKHYTSYKILFIFDGLDECRLPLDFQNNERLWDVTESTSTDVLLTNLIKGNLLPSALLWITSRPAAANQIPPECVDQVTEVRGFSEPQKEEYFRKRISDQVLANRIITHMKSSKSLYIMCHIPVFCCIAATVLERMLGEAESGEIPKTLTQMFTHFLIFQLRHKDQKYGGSMKGQKRTHTNHMKKHVLALGKLAFQQLEKGNLIFYEEDLRNSGIDVREMTVYSGMCTQIFREEFELQLGKAFSFVHLSVQEFLAALYVFISFISTNTNLLQQKHAGFFSIFKTPISVFLNSAVDKALQSQNGHLDLFLRFLLGLSLESNQTLLQGLLTQTGNSSPSKEETVKYIKEKISENPSTEKSINLFHCLNELNDHSLVQEVQTYLNRGANRHRARLSPAQWSALVFVLLNSEEELDEFDLRKYDPSEECLLRLLPVVKASRKAILSGCGLTEESCKSLTSVLQTENSLRELEMNNNYLQNSGVEQLCAGLKSSHCKLEILRLSGCLVTGEGCSSLASALRSNPSHLKELDLTYNHPEESGVKLLSARLEDPNCRLDTLRMEHAGEIRIKPGLRKYVCDLTLDPNTAHTRLSLSEGNRKVTRVEEQQQSYPDHPERFDVCHQVLCRESLTGLCYWEVEWSGGGADISVTYKGIRRKGHSGDCWFGWNVKSWSLNCSDNSYSVWHNNKKTAISAPPSSSNRVGVYLDWPAGTLSFYSVSSHTLTHLHTLHSTFTEPLYAGFGVWGSDSSVCVCELE, from the exons ATGCTGGAGCGTCTGATTGGCCGAGCACAGAAGCTACAGGACAAGGTGAGACTTCTTCAG cccagctgtgtgtctgtgaagagtGAAtcatctccagcacccagctgtgtgtctatgaagagtgaccGGTCCATGGATTATCCTCCTGCATTCAACAGTGGACCTGTGACCTCTGTCCAAtg GAGGTGGAGGCACAGCACAGCAATTCCAgtacccagctgtgtgtctatgaagagtgaccAGTCCATGGAGCCTCCTCCTAACTTCAGTAGTGGGCCTGTGACCTCAGTTCTACG tGACCAGAAGAAGcctgtaaacatttctaaagaaaagCTGGAGTCATTGTTcaag gagctggaggacaaaatCATCTCTCTGCTGAAGAATGAGTTGAAGAGATTTAAGAATCTACTGAGCTcagattacccagcatgcactgagagacaggtggaggatgaggaggatcaCAGCAGTGTCAGAGAGGGGACACTGACGATCACACTGCACGTCCTGAGAAAGATGAACCAGAAAGACCTCGctaacacactactgacca AACTGGCCCCTGCTTGCCACAGAAAGCTCAAATCCAAACTGAGGGACAAATGTCAGAAGATTCATGAAGGAATTTCACAGCAGGGAACCACAGCActtctgaatgagatctacacagagctctacatcacagagggagggagtggagaggtcaataatgagcatgaggtgagacagattgagacagcatccaggagaacagcaacacaggagacatccatcaaatgcagtgacatctttagacccttaccaggacaagacaaagccatcagaactgtgctgactaaaggagtGGCTGGAATTGGCAAAACggtctctgtgcagaagttcataCTGGACTGGTCTGAAGGAAACATAAATCAGGATGTTCTCTTCATATTCCCACTTCCttttagggagctgaatttgctgaaggagaaaaagttcagtCTGGTGGAGCTTGTTCATCGCTTTTTCCCAGAAACATGTGAATTAAAACCTAAACATTATACAAGCTACAAAATtctgttcatctttgatggtctggatgagtgtAGACTTCCTCTAGATTTCCAGAACAATGAGAGATTGTGGGATGTAACAGAGTCGACCTCAACGGATGTGTtgctgacaaacctcatcaaggggaatctgcttccctctgctctcctatggataacctctcgaccagcagcagccaatcagatccctcctgagtgtgttgaccaGGTAACAGAGGTAAGAGGGTTCAGTGAACCACAGAAAGAGGAgtatttcaggaagagaatcagtgatcaggtcctggccaatagaatcatcacacacatgaagtcatcaaaaagcctctacatcatgtgccacattccagtcttctgttgcattgcagccactgttctagagagaatgttgggtgaagcagagagtggagagatcCCCAAGACCCTGActcagatgttcacacacttcctgatctttcagcTCAGACACAAGGACCAAAAGTATGGAGGAAGTATGAAAGGACAAAAAAGGACTCACACAAATCATAtgaaaaaacatgttttggcactgggaaaactggctttccaacagctagaaaaaggcaacctgatcttctatgaggaagacctgagaaACAGTGGCATTGATGTCAGAGAAATGACAGTGTATTCAGGAATGTGCACTCAGATCTTCAGAGAGGAGTTTGAGCTACAGCTGGGGAAGGCGTTCAGCTTTGTTCATCTGAgtgttcaggagtttctggctgctttatatgtgtttatttccttcatcTCCACCAACACCAATTTGCTGCAACAGAAACACGCTggatttttcagtattttcaaaaCCCCAATATCTGTCTTCCTCAACAGTGCAGTGGACAAGGCCTTACAGAGtcaaaatggacacctggaccttttcctccgcttccttctgggtctctcactggagtccaatcagactctTTTGCAAggcctactgacacagacaggaaacagctctcccagcaaagaggaaacagtcaaGTACATCAAGGAGAAAATCAGTGAGAATCCCTCTacagagaaatccatcaatctgttccactgtctgaatgaactgaatgatcatTCTCTAGTGCAGGAAGTTCAAACATACCTGAACAGAGGAGCTAACCGTCATAGAGCCAGActgtctcctgctcagtggtcagctctggtgtttgtgttgctgaactctgaagaggagctggatgagtttgacctgaggaaatatgacccatcagaggaatgtctactgagactgctgccagtggtcaaagcatccagaaaagccat actatctggctgtggtctcacagaagagtcttgcaaatccctcacatcagttctacaaacagaaaactcactgagagagctggagatgaataataattacctgcagaattcaggagtggagcagctctgtgctggactgaagagttcacactgtaaactggagattctcag actgtctggttgtttggtcacaggggaaggctgttcttctctggcttcagctctgaggtcaaacccctcccacctgaaagaactggacctGACGTACAACCACCCAGaagagtcaggagtgaagctgctctctgctagactggaggatcccaactgcagactggacactcTCAG gatGGAGCATGCAGGGGAGATCAGAATCAAACcaggactaagaaaat atgtgtgtgatctcacactggacccaaacacagcacacacacgtctctctctgtctgaggggaacagaaaggtgacgcgtgtggaggagcagcagcagtcgtatcctgatcatccagagagatttgatgtCTGTCATCAGGTTctgtgtagagagagtctgactggactctgttactgggaggttgagtggagtgggggaggggctgatatatcagtgacatataaaggaatcaggAGGAAAGGACACAGTGGTGACTGTTGGTTTGGATGGAATgtaaagtcctggagtctgaACTGCTCTGATAACAGTTACTCTGTCTGGCACAATAATAAGAAAACTGCCATCTCTGCCcccccctccagctccaacagagtaggagtgtatctggactggcccgccggcactctgtccttctacagcgtctcctctcacacactcacacacttacacacactccactccacattcactgagcccctctatgcagggtttggggtttggggttctgactcctcagtgtgtgtgtgtgagctagaatag